One window of the Salvia splendens isolate huo1 chromosome 1, SspV2, whole genome shotgun sequence genome contains the following:
- the LOC121742537 gene encoding histone H3.2, translating into MARTKQTARKSTGGKAPRKQLATKAARKSAPATGGVKKPHRFRPGTVALREIRKYQKSTELLIRKLPFQRLVREIAQDFKTDLRFQSSAVAALQEAAEAYLVGLFEDTNLCAIHAKRVTIMPKDIQLARRIRGERA; encoded by the coding sequence ATGGCTCGCACTAAGCAAACTGCCCGCAAATCCACAGGAGGCAAGGCTCCGCGTAAGCAGCTGGCCACCAAAGCTGCCAGGAAATCTGCTCCGGCCACCGGCGGAGTGAAGAAGCCCCACCGCTTCCGTCCTGGTACCGTCGCTCTCCGTGAGATCCGCAAGTATCAGAAATCCACAGAGCTTTTGATCAGAAAGCTTCCTTTCCAGAGACTCGTTCGTGAGATAGCTCAGGATTTCAAGACCGATCTGAGATTTCAGAGTTCCGCTGTGGCTGCGCTTCAAGAGGCTGCAGAGGCTTACCTCGTTGGATTGTTTGAGGATACCAATCTCTGTGCTATTCATGCCAAGAGAGTCACGATTATGCCCAAGGATATCCAGCTTGCGAGGAGAATTAGGGGTGAGAGGGCCTAA